The Streptosporangiales bacterium sequence ATGGTCCGACGCCGGGGACGCGAGCACCTCGGCATGCCTCGTGACCAGGTCGGACGTGTGCCAGACGTAGTCGATCCTGCGATCGGGACGATCCGTGCGGAAGGTGTGGCCGGCGCCCGAACCGCCGGCGGCGTCCCAGGCGTCGACGAAGCGTTCGCGGAACGCGGCGAGCTCGTCGGCGCCGGCCACGGCGTTGAGGTCGCCGGTGATGATCGCGGATCCTGCCTGTGCGCCGACGGCGTCGGCGACGGCCGCGGCCTGGCGCAGGCGCTCCCGCGCCGAGGACTGCTCCAGATGCGTCACGTGACACCGTACGGAGGTCCCGCCCAACCGTACGCGGGCGCTGAGCAGGCCACGCGGCTCGTCGGTGTCGGCCCTGGGCAGCGTGACGTGGGCGACCTCATCGAGCGGATGCCTTGAAACGATCGCGTTGCCGTACCGCCGTACGGGCTCCCCGGGCCGCTCGGGATCGAGGTCGAGGTTCGCGCCGAACGCGACCTCCATGCCCAGCAGCCCGGCGAGCAGTCCGGCCTGGTCCTCCCACGCGCTGCGGGCGGAGAAGTGCTCGTCGACCTCCTGCAGGCAGGCG is a genomic window containing:
- a CDS encoding metal-dependent hydrolase; protein product: MRVVTFNIHHGVGLDGVLDLGRVADVLASHEVDVACLQEVDEHFSARSAWEDQAGLLAGLLGMEVAFGANLDLDPERPGEPVRRYGNAIVSRHPLDEVAHVTLPRADTDEPRGLLSARVRLGGTSVRCHVTHLEQSSARERLRQAAAVADAVGAQAGSAIITGDLNAVAGADELAAFRERFVDAWDAAGGSGAGHTFRTDRPDRRIDYVWHTSDLVTRHAEVLASPASDHLPLLVDIAVPGENGAD